The sequence CAGGAACTTCTATAAATAAATTTTTTCCATTTGATCCTGTTATATTATTTCCTTTTCCTGGAGATCCAGATTTTGCTATCCAACGTTTTTTATATCTTAAATGAATATATGTATGAAGATTAGAATTCCCTCGTAGAATAATATCTCCTCCTTTTCCACCTGATCCTCCATCAGGCCCCCTTTTTTTTTTATCTCTATGGAAATGAATACATCCCATTCCTCCATTTCCACTTTTACAATAGATTTTGATAAAATCTATAAAGTTATCTTTCATAAGGAAATACTTTTTCAAAGTTTCATAATACTTTTCTCTATAAGAAGGGAAATATTTTTTACAGAATAAGAAGCATTAAGTGTAATGATATTATTTTTCCATTTTTTTTCCTTCCAAATAAAAGCAGTTTCCTTATTGTATTCTTCTATTCTTCTTTTAACCGTAATAATATTCGTATCATCATTACGATGACTAATCCTTCCTCTTTTCAGAAGTCTATTTATTAATAAGTCTTTTTGTATACAAAAAGAAAAAATTATGTTGATTTCTCCTAAAGAAAATTCTTGTAATATTTTTTCTAAAGAAAAAACTTGATTTTTTGTTCTTGGATAACCATCATAAATAATTCCTTTGGATTGAATATACTTTTTCATTTCAAGATTCAACATATTTGTAGTGATCTTATCGGGAACTAATATTCCTTTATTGATATAATAACTAGCAAATTGACCTAAACTTGTTTTATTTTTTATGTGATGTCTAAATATTCTTCCAGGAGATAAATGGATAAACCCAAATTTATTTTCTAATATTTTTGCTTGAGTTCCTTTTCCACATCCTGGTGGTCCAAATAATATAATGTGTATCATATTCATATGATCATATGGAAGAAAAGAAATAAATAAGAAAAAACTGAACTTTTCTACTATAGATGAATCGATTTTTCATAGGCATGAAAAATCGATTCTAAAATAGATTCACTCAATGAAGGATGGGGATGAATACATCCCATGATTTCATAATTATTAGCTTCTAATTTTCTGGCAACTACAACTTCAGAAATGATTTCCGACACATTGTTCCCAATCATATGACAACCTAACCATTCATCATATTTATCGTCAAAAATAACCTTAACAAATCCTTCTGTATTGTTATCACAAATAGATTTTCCAAGATTTCTAAAAGAAAATTTTCCTACTTTAATTTTATATCCTTTTTCTTTCGCTTGTTTTTCAGTATAGCCCACAGAGGAAATTTCTGGATAACAATAAATACATTTTGGAATATTATTATAATCTATTTTTTGAGGATTCATCCCTTTAATATTTTCTACACATGAAATAGCTTCATTTGAAGCTACATGAGCAAAAGATGGTCCTTCTATAACATCTCCAATAGCATAATATCCATCTATATTGGTTCTATACTTATCATCTACAATTATGAATCCTTTTTTGTTGGTATGAATACCAATTTCTTCCAATCCTATATCCCAAACATTTGGAATAGGAGTCCCAATAGTAGATAAT comes from Blattabacterium sp. (Mastotermes darwiniensis) str. MADAR and encodes:
- a CDS encoding nucleoside monophosphate kinase, which encodes MIHIILFGPPGCGKGTQAKILENKFGFIHLSPGRIFRHHIKNKTSLGQFASYYINKGILVPDKITTNMLNLEMKKYIQSKGIIYDGYPRTKNQVFSLEKILQEFSLGEINIIFSFCIQKDLLINRLLKRGRISHRNDDTNIITVKRRIEEYNKETAFIWKEKKWKNNIITLNASYSVKNISLLIEKSIMKL